In the genome of Acidobacteriota bacterium, the window TTCCGTCACCCGGGGGACCTTGGTGAAGGACCCCCAGTGCGGGATCCTGGTCGACCCGGAGATCGCCCGGACCGCCCGGGTCGGCGGGGAGACCTGTTACTTCTGTTCGCCGGAGTGCCTCGAGGCCTACCGGAAGGAGCACGGCGCATGAGGGCGGCCCTGACCGGCGGCATCGCCTCGGGGAAGTCGACGGTGGCCCTGGCCATGTCCGGGTTTGGCGCCCGGATCGTGGATGCCGACGCCGTCGCCCACGCGGTCCTGGAAACGCAGGGGGTCGGCGAGTCCATTTTCGCGGCGTTCGGGGAGGGGGTCCGTACTGCCGACGGCACCGTGGACCGTGCCGCGCTCGGCCGGCTGATCTTCGCCTCCCCCGACGCCCGCCGGACCCTCGACCGCCTCACGCACCCGCCCATCCTGGAGACGCTCGAGCGTCGCGTGGCGGACGCGGAGGCCCTGTCCCCCGACACCCTGGTGGTCACCGACGTCCCGCTTCTCTACGAGGTCTGCCGGCCCGGCCAGTTCGGCCCCGTGGTGGTGGCCTGGTGCCGGCCGGAGGTCCAGCTTCGGCGCCTGATGAGCCGGGACGGTTTCGACGAGGCGGACGCCCGTCGGCGGATCGAGGCCCAGATGCCCCTTGAGGAGAAGCGCAGCCGCGCCGATTTCGTCGTGGACACGTCGGGGTCCATCGCCGAGACCCGGGAGCAGGTCCGTGACCTGTTCCCCCGGTTGGTGGCGTTCTGCCGGGGGGACGCCCGTGTGCCCTGACGCGCCCCAAACCCCCGTCCACCCCCTGCTGGCGGTCGCCGACGAACTCTCCGCCGCCGTGGCGGGACTGGCGTTCCCGTCCCCGGTGGCCTTCGTCTACAACCCCCTGGAGTACGCCCGGGCGTGCCACCGGCTGTACCTCGAGCGGTATGCCGCACCCGGGCGGGACGTCATGCTGCTGGGGATGAACCCGGGGCCCTGGGGCATGGCCCAGACGGGCGTCCCCTTCGGCGAGGTGACGGCGGTGCGGGACTGGATGGGCCTCGACGCCCCGGTGGCGCGCCCCGCCCGCGAGCACCCCGCCCGGCCGGTGGACGGTTTCCGGTGCCGCCGCCGCGAGGTGAGCGGCAAGCGCTTGTGGGGTTGGGCCCGTGACCGGTTCGGCACGCCGGGAGGCTTTTTCGCCCGGTTCTTCGTGGCCAACTACTGCCCGCTGCTCTTCCTGGAGGAAAGCGGCCGCAACTACACCCCTGACCACCTGCCCGTCGGCCCGCGTCAACGCCTGGAGGACGCCTGCGACCGGGCCCTGAGGGACACCGTGGGCTGGCTCCGGCCCCGCCTCGTGGTGGGTGTGGGGAGCTTCGCCGAGCGCCGGGCCCGGGTGGCCCTGGCCGGCCTGAACGTCACGATCGGCCGAATCCCCCA includes:
- a CDS encoding single-stranded DNA-binding protein, encoding MLAVADELSAAVAGLAFPSPVAFVYNPLEYARACHRLYLERYAAPGRDVMLLGMNPGPWGMAQTGVPFGEVTAVRDWMGLDAPVARPAREHPARPVDGFRCRRREVSGKRLWGWARDRFGTPGGFFARFFVANYCPLLFLEESGRNYTPDHLPVGPRQRLEDACDRALRDTVGWLRPRLVVGVGSFAERRARVALAGLNVTIGRIPHPSPASPQANRDWAGAAEAALRACGAL
- a CDS encoding dephospho-CoA kinase, whose product is MRAALTGGIASGKSTVALAMSGFGARIVDADAVAHAVLETQGVGESIFAAFGEGVRTADGTVDRAALGRLIFASPDARRTLDRLTHPPILETLERRVADAEALSPDTLVVTDVPLLYEVCRPGQFGPVVVAWCRPEVQLRRLMSRDGFDEADARRRIEAQMPLEEKRSRADFVVDTSGSIAETREQVRDLFPRLVAFCRGDARVP